In Syngnathus typhle isolate RoL2023-S1 ecotype Sweden linkage group LG13, RoL_Styp_1.0, whole genome shotgun sequence, the sequence GACAAAGTCGCTATTATTAGAATGCTTATTTACAAATGTCACTTGAGGAGGTGTTGAGTATTGGACCTTGCCTCCATATGTTCTTTTCTTGGCTTGTCCTTTATACCAGCGTCCATTCAGACAATGAAGTGGGATCTTACACACTCAGAAGAACTCTTCTGCTGAGGGAAAGTGCAATGAGCATGGAGCATAATGGAGAAACATCAAGGTAAGACATATATAACATTGCACCAAAACAGTTCCGTTTATAAAGAAgttgtttttccacatttatctTGTCACATTAATATTCATATTGCATGTCTAATATTTATAGTGAGATCACAACTCTAATTCAATGCATTCTAATATTAACATACTCTTTCGAATGCCGATTGCGAGAAAACACTAAATGTAGAAGAATAATTTATATTATTCTTTTTAAAACATATGGCTATATTTGATTTAAGTCATTAATGACAAGAGCTGGATTATAATTAAGATTTCTGAGATTCCGATGATCTCTGTGCAGTTTATGTTGCTGTAGTGTGTCTTATTCGAGAGGATTGGTGGAACCTGTCACATATAAGCTATTCATACTTTTTAATTGTCTTGTTTTCATTTCTATCTATTTGAAATAGTAAATCTCAACACTAACTAAAATGTATATCTTTCTTACAACCTTTAAGACTGTGAGATTCAGAgattcttttttaattaaatacgtACATGATACATGTTTGACAATAATTGCTAAAAACATGCAAAACTGAGCAGTATCTAGGAGTAAtttttttgtgcgtgcgtgtgtgtgtgtgtgtgagaaaggtCATGTGCATGGCCACGACTCAGTGGGATAGCTTACAGCCACCGGAGGCTGTAATCAGATATATTTTTTGCAGCTCATTCAAATCATTCCAATTATTATGTTGGTAGAATTGgaaataaaaagacaaaggaCGGTGGTGTGAGATGCAGATTACTTTATTCTACTGATTAACACACTTGTGGAATCACCAACAGTCAGGCCACAGGTAACTCAGGGGCTGAATGATGATCCAGGAGCTTCATTCTTCATTCTGTCCTTTctttaataacaaaaagaatgtGAGTGTGACAATTTTCTCAGAGTTGAAATTTGTTAGGTATATTTTGTCAATCATATTGTCTAAGTTGTTTGATTTAAACATTTCATTTGGTCAAGAATGATCTGTATTATGTTATACTGTACGCTTTGTAACTGGATAAACCATGATagttaaaaaccaaacaattgcTTAATGATGATGAACATAGAATTATCCCAATTAATTAGGGATTTCTCGATTTTTGTCAAATTTGGCAGAAATTGAATGTGCAACAAAATCATCCATGTCCACTTTGGCAACAACTGGTAGCTGTCAAAATATTTAGTTTTATTCATAATATCCTGCATCGCCGGATTGTAAAAATATCCACAAGATGTATTTGTTATATTTAACACATGATCAAAACATCCAAACTGACCTTTGGGCCAACATCCCGACTCTTGGCTCGCAACTTGTTGACCTGAGACTCGGCAATGTCAGCTCTTTCCTCTGCTTCATCAAGCTCATGCTGAATCTTACGAAACTTGATCATGTTGCTGTTGGCTTGCTCCTCCTATAAACACGATATTAGAATTATTATCACATGGGAATATTTCACAAAAGTATGTAATGAGTGCTTACAGCCTCCTCAGCATTCCTCTTGTATGATTTCACTTTCAACTGGAGTTTATCCACTAGGTCTTGCAGACGAACTAGATTCTTACGATCCTCTTCTGTCtgaaattaaaaacaatatatagtaataaatacatcaaataaaaatattaaatgaaaattttttaatttgtgttatttttgtaACTAATTTAATTTTACTTGGTAGGTTAGCTCCTTGATGCGTCTCTCATACTTCCGCACTCCCTTGATTGCATCGCTGGACTTTCTTTGTTCGATTTCCACTTCACTTTCCAGATCTTTAATCTGTTTGGaggaaaacataaataatttttttctttattttgaatCTTAGATCTTTTGTATCCACCATATATTTCCGATGTGGTCAGCATTTTATTGTTGCATGATTTAGTAGCACTCACCCGGGCCTCGAGCTTCTGTATttgcttcctccctcccttcatTGCAATTTGTTCAGCTTCGTCCAAACGGTGCTGCAGGTCTTTGATGGTTTGCTCCATGTTCTTCTTCATACGCTCCAGGTGAGCACTGGTGTCCTGCTCTTTCTTCAGCTCTTCTGCCATCATGGCTGCATCGGTGATGGCCTTCTTGGCCTTCTCCTCAGCATTTCTGCACTCCTGAACTGCATCTTCAACCTCACTCTGAAGTTGGGATGTGTCAGCTTCCAGTTTCTTCTTCTGGTTTAGCAGGCTGGTGTTCTGAATAAATCGGGGAGAAACACAAATTGGCTCACAAAACCtttaactgagatcaatttacTATTTGCATGAATGCATTTTTACCTGTGAGTGCAGCAACTGCACCCTTTCGCTAACTTCCAACAATTCTTGCTCAGCAAGTTTGCGACTTCTCTCAGCTTGCTCGAGAGCAGCCCTCAGTTCCTCCAGCTCGGCCTGCATCAGGTTGTTCCGTCTCTCTACAATGGCGATGTTCTCTTTAAGATCATCATTGGCACGAAGAGACTCATCAAGTTGGAGTTGGGAATCCTTGAAAATGGAAACCCAAATATTAATGTATGTTTTTGAAGGGGTCAGGAGGGCTTTTTATTCAGTCAGTTCAAACCTTCAGATGGGCATGAACAGATTTGAGTTGCTTTTGAGCCTCGGCCGCCTGCCGGTTGGCTTGACTTAGTTGGATCTCCATTTCATTGAGATCTCCCTCCATCTTCTTCTTCAAACGAAGGGCCTCGTTCCTGCTTCGGGTCTCAGCCTCAAGGGCGCTCTGAAGGTTGTCCACGATCCTCTGTTGGTTTCTCTTTGCTTGCTCTAGCTCTTCATCTTTTTCAGCCAGCTTGCGCTCAATTTCAGCCTTCACTTGATTGAACTCAAGCTGGGCTCTgagaatctttccttcctcatgcTCCAATGTGGCCTATAAAGATCAAATATTGTGGTGTTGCTGCACCTGCTTAATCTATTCATGTTGAATTGaattgggttttttttaaacacaacctACCTCTGCTTCTTCCAGAGCAGTTTGGATGTCAGACTTCTCCTGTTCCAACTGCTTTCGAATCTTCTCGAGCTCATGGATGCTCTTTCCGCCCTCACTGATTTGTTCAGTGAGGTCAGATATTTCCTCTTTGCATTCAAATGAAACCCATTATAAATTCAAGTGATATTGATGTTTATGGACTATTGGAATGAATGATTACTAACTGACCTTGTAGGTTCTTATTTTCTCTCTTCATAGTCTCAAGGTGCTCGAGAGATTCTTCGTAGGAATTCTTGAGTTTGAAAAGCTCTGTGCTTAAAGTCCTTGCCTCCTTTTGAGAGCTTTCCAACTCTGTTTGAGACTCTTCATGTTTCTGCTTCCACTCCGCCAATATCTGAAAACCAGTCCAtatcattttaaatattttgaattgtcttcctagaataaaatataatcacGGACATTGGCAATCAGTATGAAGTTAGTTCAACCTTATCAAAGTTTCTTTGCTTCTTAtccagagcagcagcagccgcgtTTGACCTCTCAACATCCACCATGAGATCTTCAATTTCATTCTGCAGTCTGTGTTTGGTCTTCTCCAGAGAGGAACATTTAGCATTGACTGCTTCCACAGCTTCCTCTGCATCCTGCAGACGCTGAGCTAGCTTCTTCCTGCATTTTGATCCAAGGTCCTTAGTCTACTGTGACACTCTCTGTGTCACTGTTGGATATACAGTTGTGGCGTTAACTCACTTAGCATCTTCCAATTCTTCAGTCCTCTGGATGGCATCAGTTTCATACTTGGTCCTCCACTGAGCCACCTCAGCATTGCTCTTGGACATACCACGCTGCAATTCAGCCTTGGCCTCTTGTTCTTCCTCATACTGCTCTCTGAGCAGGTCACAGTCGTGGCGAGAAGACTGCACAGCATGGGCTAATGCGTTCTTGGCCTAAAATGAAATACGTACAGTTGGCTGTGACTCACGTTGTAATGTATATTATTATTCTCATCACAAAGCTACCTTGACTTCCTCTTCCAGTTGCCTTTTAAGGTCTTCAATTTGTTGAGTGTAGGACTGCTTTCCTCTAGTGAGTTGTGACACCAAGGAATCCTTCTCCTCAAGTTGCCTTGCAAGTTCACCTAATGTTCACAGAGCAATGAatcgtgtttttgtcagtgcatTTAATTATAATAgaaaatgaattcaacaaaCAATACCATTTTCTGTTTGAAGTTTGGCTTTGTGCATGGTAAAGTCATTGATGGTACGCTGTCCCTCTTCTGcttttgttttatattcacTCATCTGGTCTTCCAGAGACCTGCACATTTTCTCCAAATGACTCTGAAAACAACAGATTACAGAGAAAGGCATTGATAGGTGATTCAAAGTGAGCAAAACAGCAATTACTAACCTGTCATATTAATTACAGTACCTTAGACTTTACAATGTGTTCCATATTGGAGACaacatcatccaattccagtcTGAGTTCGCTCTTCTCCTTCTCCAGTTTCTGCTTCACTCTCTGCAGGCTGTCAATCTGCTCCCCAAAGTCGGCCACACTGTCAGCTTGTTTCTTTCTCAGAGTGGCCGCAGTGGCTTCATGCTGCAGCGTGGCCTCTTCCAGGTCTCGACGAAGTTTCTGGAACTCAGCCTCCCTCTTCTTGTTCATCTCAATCTGGACAGATGTTGCTCCACCAGCCTCCTCCAGTCTCTCACTGATCTCCTCCAGCTCTCTGGCCAAGTCTGCCCTCTGCTTTTCCACCTTGGCTCGAGCAGCTCGCTCTGCCTCGAGCTCTTCTTCCAGCTCTTCGATGCGGGCCTATACGCATGTGAAGTCACGTGCAAAACCGTGCAAAAATGTTTAAGCACAAGACCCAGAATATGATTGTGTTGTTCAGCAGACAACAAATTTTAATACAAAAGGCCAATTGTGGATTGGCAGCAACCCAGTCAAAACTGACCCTTGGTCTTTTTGTCTCTCAAACCGAAGTTCGGATAGGTTGCTATAAATTGTGGTTGACCTTTAGTGaaggaaatatatttttaataggATAATGATATTACCTGCAACTCCTTCAATTTTTTCTGGAGCTGTGTACTCATGGCTTGCTCATCCTCAATTTTGCACAAAAGCTGATTAATTTCAAAATCTTTCCTGTGAGTGGACATACACATATTTCAGtcacaaaatgtaaaatataattgtgtgtgtggttttttttttaaacctgtaACCTCTTACTTTTTCAGTCGCTCTTCAAGTTGTTGCTTGTCATTTTCCAGGTCCATAAGACTCTCTTGAGCTAATTTTAAGTCCCCTTCAAGCTTTCGCTTTGCTCTTTCAAGGTCCATTCGCACTTTCTTTTCTTGCTCCAGGGATCCTTCCAGCTGTTGGCAAGTATTCACAATTAGTTTGATTAGTTAGCATTGATTATTGATTTACATTTCATGTTGAATCTCACATCATCCACTTGCTGCTCTAGTTTTGACTTGGCCTTGGTAAGAGTGTTGACTTTGTCTTCTTCACTCTGAAGGTCATCCAGTGTTTGCTGATGAGCTTCTTGCAAGGCTTTCTTCTCTTTGGTCAGCTTGGTGATAATTTCATCCAAAGCCGCCATTTCCTCAGTCAGGTTCTTCACCTAttcatgaaaatatatttttagttgAATCATGATAGTCTTCAGGACATGGACTGTCGAGGTTGCACCTTGTTTTCAGTGGCATGTTTCTCCTTCTCCACTTTAGCAAGGGTTAATTCTAAGTCGTCAATGTCTTTCTTTAGCTCAGAGCACTCATCCTCCAATTTACGTTTCTTAGATGTTAATTCAGCATTcatctcctcctcatcttccagTCGTTCGGTTaactcttttgtttttgcttccatCTGGATTTTGCTTTTAATCAATCCCTCACATCTTTCCTCAGCATCACCAAGGTTATCTTGCTCCTGTTATCAAGAAATACACATAATGATGAGTTGGCAGGCTTGTTTTGGTCTTAAAATGATTGGTATTTCTTATGGTAGACATACAGCCTGAACTTGAAGCTGtaagtcatttttctcttggagAAGAGTGACCATTTTTTcttccagttcctttttccgggCTTCTGATTTTGCATAAGCCTCTTTTAGTTTGGTAAACTCTTCCTTCATATTGGCCATTTCCTTTTCAGTCTCTGCTGATTTAAGGAGAGGTTTAATCTTGAAGAACATTTTCATCCAGGGCCAATTCTTCACCCCCATGAAGGCACGGATGTTCCACTGGATCACAAGCAATGCATCTCTGTTGACAACAGTCATTGATTTTATGTTAGAACTTTGTACAGTATATCTAAATCGATTTATTCAGATTGACTGCCATTCACTACAAAATAATTAATTCAATTCCCATTGTATATTACATGAAGGCTACTTGCAAAATGTccaatattttaaaatggacaCATTTAAAACCAAATAATTGCCACTTATAATGTTAGTTGTTTTGCTGTAGATATTATTCTTATTTTGCTGGTGATTTGCAAAGTATATATTATAAGGAAAAATTGGAAAGAAATATTCTGTACAATGATGGTTGAATAATTTTGACTGCAACCGTAAATCCAATTTAGAGTATTCAGTAAGCCAAGGATGCCCCTTTTAGGACCTGGCCTTGCATAAACTATGGCTTTCATACAGTATTTGCCAAGGTgtacctccattttttttcatcatgaaATATTAATTGTTACAGAGTTTGGCTTTGTTACCTTCGTTCAACAATCTTCTGGAATTCAATTCTCGCAAGAAGACCCCTTGACCGGGCTTGGATGCCAGTGATAATCAGTGCTAATCGGTCATCTCGCATCTCTTCAAGCTGACCCAGCAGTCCTGCTTTGAAGAACACCTGTTGGAGAGCATTCTTTATTATTGGCAACAATTATATCAAAATAATATTCTCTTATACAAAGTATCAGTTGCAGACCTTGGTGTGTCCAAGCCTGTACTGACTGTGGTCAATATCCAGAGAACCTAACAGTTTCTCTGCAGCCTTCTTGTTGTCAATGAACTGTCCTTCCGGAATTGCATTGGGGTTCAGAATACGGTATCTTTATGGAAATggaacatttttaatttgaaattatCTAGTTTATTCAGTCAACATGTGCTTTGAATGGACAATTCACTCAGATGCAAACCTCTGTTTGAAATCTCCATAGAGGATCCTATTGGGGAAGCCCTTCCTGCAGATTCGGATGCCTTCCAACACACCATTACAACGCAGCTGGTGCATCACTAGAGGGTTCTCCATGGCTCCAGGAGTCTTGGTCTCATTGGGGATGAGGCAGCGTACAAAGTGGGGGTGAGTAGACCTCAGGTTGGTCATTAGCTTGTTCAGATTCTCCTGCAAGGTTTCATCAATTTAATTCATGTGAATTCTATAAACCATTTTCTTAGATGTGGAGGTGCTTTGAGGTATTGGGTTTTTGTGTAAgagtatataatatatatctcTGTAGTGTCCTTAAGTGCCACAAACTTAATTTTTTTatcatgatgatgataatgattatGCAACCATGGACATCTTGGATAAATGTTCTCTGATTTTACCTGTGATAATTTGTCAATTTGTCAATGAGAGTAATCGAGAATTAAAAGCATTGTGTGTTGCTGCTTTCTTTAATGTTGCTATGTAATCAGTGAGCCTTTCATAGttgtgacttaaaaaaaaaatggggaaatGTCTTACCCTATGTAAAGCAGACACCGTCTGGAACGAGGAACCTTTCTTCTTGGTACCTTTTCCCTTGCCAGAATCTAAATGAACGAAACTGAATTAATTGTAAAACGTATTGCACTGGAAGCAATCACGTTCAAGGTTTGTATTTCTCAAACATTTTATTCACAAAGACAATTTTTTCAAAGCTCAACATACCAGAATCAGCTCCTGCATACCCAGCAAAAAGAATTGATAATAGTTTGAGGTTAGATTTCTGGAAAAGTCCAACAACAGTCTCATTTAGGGGGTCCTTGTTCTTTACGAGCCAGTTGTTGATATTATAATCAACGGTGCCAGCGTAGTGGACAAGGGAAAAATGAGCCTCTGGTCTCCCTTTGACGACTCTGGGCTTCTGGAAGTTGTTGGATTTTCCTAGATGGTTGTCATATAGCTTAGCTTTAAAGGTGGTGTCACTGGCTTTGGGGAACATACACTCCTCTTCAAGGATGGACATGATACCCATGGGCtaaggaaaacaaaatacacGTTGAGTAGAATCGACATTGCTCAACCATATTTTAATAACACGTTACTCACCTTCTCAATCAAGTCAATACAGGCCTGCAAATCCATACCAAAATCTATAAAAGTCCATTCAATGCCTTCTTTTTTGTATTCTTCCTGCTCCAGCACAAACATGTGATGGTTGAAAAACTGTTGGAGTTTTTCATTGGTGAAGTTGATACAAAGCTGCTCGAAGGTGTTGAACTGTAATTGAAAGTGGAAAGGTTTTCTCATTTTCAACTCTGTCCTATTATCTAACAGAGCTGAAATCTGATTTTACTCCATGATTAATTAACCACAGCTCACATCAAAGATCTCAAATCCAGCGATATCCAAAACACCAATGAAGTATTGACGAGGCTGCTTGGTGTCCAGCGATTGGTTGATACGGACCACCATCCACAGAAACATCTTCTCATACACTGACTTGGCCAGTGCACCAATAGCATAGTAAACCTAGAAAATAATTGATACATTTCTAATACTTATTCCAATTTCTTCCTCAAAAGATTCCCCACAAATACATACCTGGGCAACACTTTGTCCTTTAGTGACCCACTCATTTCCTACTTTAACTCTTGGATGACAAAGACCTTTGATGAGGTCAGCAGAGTTCAGGCCCATCAGATAAGCAACTTTGTCAGCAACTGTAGGGAGAATATTTATTGAACATCTTTATTTCTGTCGTTTCTGTTATTGCTTTGATATCCGGGGGAAGCTCGAGGAGGTTACACAAGTGC encodes:
- the LOC133165704 gene encoding myosin-7-like: MGDAAMAEFGAAAPFLRKSDKERLEAQTRQFDMKKECFVPDPEVEYVKASVTSRDGDKVTAHTEFGKTVTVKEIDVHPQNPPKFDKIEDMAMFTFLHEPAVLFNLKERYAAWMIYTYSGLFCVTVNPYKALPVYNQEVVVAYRGKKRSEAPPHIFSISDNAYQYMLADRENQSVLITGESGAGKTVNTKRVIQYFASIAAVPSGKKDAAAEKKGTLEDQIIQANPALEAFGNAKTIRNDNSSRFGKFIRIHFDNRGKLASADIETYLLEKSRVTYQLKAERDYHIFYQILSQVKPELLDMLLITNNPYDYAFISQGETTVASINDSEELMATDEAFDVLGFTQEEKNSIYKLTGAIMHYGNMKFKQKQREEQAEADGTEVADKVAYLMGLNSADLIKGLCHPRVKVGNEWVTKGQSVAQVYYAIGALAKSVYEKMFLWMVVRINQSLDTKQPRQYFIGVLDIAGFEIFDFNTFEQLCINFTNEKLQQFFNHHMFVLEQEEYKKEGIEWTFIDFGMDLQACIDLIEKPMGIMSILEEECMFPKASDTTFKAKLYDNHLGKSNNFQKPRVVKGRPEAHFSLVHYAGTVDYNINNWLVKNKDPLNETVVGLFQKSNLKLLSILFAGYAGADSDSGKGKGTKKKGSSFQTVSALHRENLNKLMTNLRSTHPHFVRCLIPNETKTPGAMENPLVMHQLRCNGVLEGIRICRKGFPNRILYGDFKQRYRILNPNAIPEGQFIDNKKAAEKLLGSLDIDHSQYRLGHTKVFFKAGLLGQLEEMRDDRLALIITGIQARSRGLLARIEFQKIVERRDALLVIQWNIRAFMGVKNWPWMKMFFKIKPLLKSAETEKEMANMKEEFTKLKEAYAKSEARKKELEEKMVTLLQEKNDLQLQVQAEQDNLGDAEERCEGLIKSKIQMEAKTKELTERLEDEEEMNAELTSKKRKLEDECSELKKDIDDLELTLAKVEKEKHATENKVKNLTEEMAALDEIITKLTKEKKALQEAHQQTLDDLQSEEDKVNTLTKAKSKLEQQVDDLEGSLEQEKKVRMDLERAKRKLEGDLKLAQESLMDLENDKQQLEERLKKKDFEINQLLCKIEDEQAMSTQLQKKLKELQARIEELEEELEAERAARAKVEKQRADLARELEEISERLEEAGGATSVQIEMNKKREAEFQKLRRDLEEATLQHEATAATLRKKQADSVADFGEQIDSLQRVKQKLEKEKSELRLELDDVVSNMEHIVKSKSHLEKMCRSLEDQMSEYKTKAEEGQRTINDFTMHKAKLQTENGELARQLEEKDSLVSQLTRGKQSYTQQIEDLKRQLEEEVKAKNALAHAVQSSRHDCDLLREQYEEEQEAKAELQRGMSKSNAEVAQWRTKYETDAIQRTEELEDAKKKLAQRLQDAEEAVEAVNAKCSSLEKTKHRLQNEIEDLMVDVERSNAAAAALDKKQRNFDKILAEWKQKHEESQTELESSQKEARTLSTELFKLKNSYEESLEHLETMKRENKNLQEEISDLTEQISEGGKSIHELEKIRKQLEQEKSDIQTALEEAEATLEHEEGKILRAQLEFNQVKAEIERKLAEKDEELEQAKRNQQRIVDNLQSALEAETRSRNEALRLKKKMEGDLNEMEIQLSQANRQAAEAQKQLKSVHAHLKDSQLQLDESLRANDDLKENIAIVERRNNLMQAELEELRAALEQAERSRKLAEQELLEVSERVQLLHSQNTSLLNQKKKLEADTSQLQSEVEDAVQECRNAEEKAKKAITDAAMMAEELKKEQDTSAHLERMKKNMEQTIKDLQHRLDEAEQIAMKGGRKQIQKLEARIKDLESEVEIEQRKSSDAIKGVRKYERRIKELTYQTEEDRKNLVRLQDLVDKLQLKVKSYKRNAEEAEEQANSNMIKFRKIQHELDEAEERADIAESQVNKLRAKSRDVGPKKGQNEE